From the genome of Chanos chanos chromosome 5, fChaCha1.1, whole genome shotgun sequence, one region includes:
- the tfr1a gene encoding transferrin receptor 1a — MDQARSTISKIFNGEPRSYTRFSLTQNMEGENSQVEMKLSSDMDEEVGGNGVGEHLNHTRPSNASTLSQRNPRKICFIFITALLVFTIGYLIGYASHQKTDVSPSCTDAESKLIVDYDSDGVSEMIEPVAPLTWEDLTSLLSNKLSATNIEDTLSEFSSSSHKAGSSGDEDLAYRVMKRFEANDMEPWTDQHFVKVQEPPLSGNSVTFRGRSVGRTLGYLAYSAPGTVEGTALYAHYGLKDDLTQLQQHFNIDFAGKVLLVRAGRISFAEKVANAASVNASAVLIYLDPADYKVSPDADLYGHVHLGSGDPYTPSFPSFNHTQFPPIQSSGLPTIPAQTITASMAASIMRDMKGELPPRGWADGELNGVEYRIGNNDDEITVEVKNVLVESKIHNVFGVIKGFTDSDRYLVIGAQRDAWGPGFAKSTVGTTLLVELASAITKMIKDDGFKPRRSIIFASWSAGEYGSVGATEWLEGYLSSLSVKAFSYISLDGVVRGSSSFRATASPLMYNLIENTLKEVSSLGSQDTTLFAEIQSSEWTKAVMRPMMISDPAYPFLTLSGIPSISFWFGEGEKEYPYFGTQYDTKEKLGEIMSYNIGKVSKTAAQIAGQMALRLVHDHVLRLNVEMYTTVIRKHVFQLTRKINSLKTSGRLPKTLTGDWLISALGSYSRASRNLLNTIQGSDLEDAEQCRVINDRIMRVERDLLSPYVSPRDSPFRHILVGSGPHTLSALQDHLEAIKQDSITADVNRFQVDLALATWTIQGCANAIAGPVWALNNDI, encoded by the exons ATGGACCAGGCAAGGTCAACAATATCCAAAATA TTCAATGGAGAGCCGCGGTCTTACACGCGTTTCAGCCTCACGCAGAACATGGAAGGAGAGAACAGCCAGGTGGAGATGAAGCTCTCGTCAGACATGGATGAAGAGGTAGGGGGCAATGGAGTTGGGGAGCACCTTAATCATACACGGCCATCCAACGCCAGTACACTGAGCCAGCGCAACCCCAGaaaaatctgtttcattttcattactgcTCTGCTGGTTTTCACTATTG GTTACCTGATTGGTTACGCGTCGCACCAGAAAACAGATGTGTCTCCAAGCTGTACTGACGCTGAATCCAAACTGATAGTGGATTATGACAGTGATGGCGTATCCGAGATGATCGAACCTGTGGCACCACTGACCTGGGAGGATCTTACATCCCTTCTGAGTAACAAGCTTAGTGCCACAAACATTGAGGACACCCTCAG tGAATTCTccagcagcagtcataaagcaGGTTCTTCTGGAGATGAAGATCTGGCTTACAGAGTGATGAAGAGGTTTGAGGCTAATGACATGGAACCCTGGACTGATCAGCACTTTGTCAAGGTTCAGgaaccccctctctctggcaACAGCGTGACCTTCCGTGGACGCAGTGTTGGACGTACTCTAGGCTATCTGGCCTACAGTGCACCAGGAACTGTCGAG GGCACAGCTTTGTATGCTCATTATGGACTGAAAGATGACCTAACACAGCTGCAGCAGCATTTCAATATTGATTTCGCTGGAAAGGTTCTCTTGGTCAGAGCGGGAAGAATAAGTTTTGCTGAGAAG GTTGCTAATGCTGCTAGTGTAAACGCTAGTGCTGTGTTGATCTATCTGGACCCTGCTGACTACAAAGTTTCGCCTGATGCTGATCTGTATGGCCAC GTCCATCTTGGCTCTGGTGACCCATACACCCCCAGTTTCCCTTCATTCAACCACACTCAGTTTCCTCCCATTCAGTCTTCAGGCCTGCCAACCATTCCTGCACAGACCATCACAGCCAGCATGGCTGCTTCGATAATGAG GGACATGAAAGGAGAGCTCCCCCCTAGAGGCTGGGCAGATGGAGAATTAAACGGGGTTGAATACAGGATTGGCAATAATGATGATGAGATCACTGTGGAGGTTAAAAATGTCTTAGTTGAGAGTAAGATCCACAATGTGTTCGGCGTCATCAAAGGCTTTACTGACTCAG ACCGTTACTTGGTGATTGGTGCACAGAGAGATGCCTGGGGTCCTGGTTTTGCAAAGTCTACTGTGGGCACTACCTTGTTGGTTGAACTAGCCAGCGCCAtcacaaaaatgatcaaagatG ATGGATTCAAGCCCAGAAGGAGTATAATATTCGCCAGCTGGAGTGCAGGAGAATATGGGAGTGTTGGTGCCACTGAGTGGTTGGAG GGATACTTGTCCTCTCTGAGTGTGAAAGCTTTCTCCTACATAAGCCTGGATGGAGTTGTAAGGG GCTCTTCCTCTTTCAGAGCAACCGCAAGCCCACTGATGTATAACCTCATTGAGAACACCCTGAAAGAG GTGTCCTCACTAGGTTCCCAGGACACAACTCTGTTTGCAGAAATACAGTCATCGGAATGGACAAAAGCTGT TATGAGACCTATGATGATATCTGATCCTGCCTACCCATTCCTGACCCTCTCTGGTATCCCTTCAATCTCCTTCTGGTTTGGCGAG GGTGAAAAGGAGTACCCATACTTTGGGACGCAGTATGATACCAAAGAAAAGCTTGGCGAGATCATGTCTTACAATATTGGCAAGGTGTCTAAGACAGCGGCACAGATAGCTGGACAGATGGCTCTGCGGTTGGTGCATGATCATGTGCTGAGGCTGAATGTTGAAATGTACACCACTGTCATTCGCAAACACGTGTTCCAACTCACCAGAAAAATCAACAGTCTCAAGACA TCTGGCCGTCTGCCTAAGACTCTGACGGGAGACTGGCTGATATCAGCCCTGGGCTCCTACAGCCGTGCCTCACGTAACCTCCTTAACACCATCCAAGGCAGTGACCTGGAGGATGCTGAGCAGTGTCGTGTCATCAACGATCGCATCATGAGG GTGGAGAGGGATTTGCTCTCGCCTTACGTATCTCCCCGGGACAGTCCATTCCGTCACATACTGGTGGGCTCTGGCCCTCACACGCTGTCGGCTCTGCAGGACCACCTAGAAGCAATAAAACAAGACTCAATAACGGCTGACGTCAACCGGTTCCAAGTTGACTTGGCTCTGGCCACTTGGACCATTCAGGGCTGTGCCAATGCAATCGCAGGACCTGTGTGGGCATTGAATAATGACATTTAG